From the genome of Chloroflexota bacterium, one region includes:
- a CDS encoding DUF4386 domain-containing protein: MNTYRKTAIIVGVLYIIGTVSGVLTLVVAKPILNAPDYLVKVSATGNHVITGALLMLVMGLALAMVPVAMFSILKRQNEALALGYVVFRGGLETVTYIGVAISWLLLLPLSESYVQAGTPNASSFQPLGLLLLKAAETSTNTTEIVFPLGALMFSYLLYRSRLIPRWISGWGFIGAILYLAAGLLHLFGVIGQMSTITMVLVLPTGVQEMVMAVWLIVKGFNPSAIASLSAKTATNELLSAS, encoded by the coding sequence GACCGCAATAATTGTGGGGGTGCTATACATTATTGGCACGGTTAGTGGTGTTTTGACCCTTGTCGTTGCCAAACCCATTCTGAACGCTCCAGATTATCTTGTCAAAGTCTCTGCTACGGGAAACCACGTCATAACAGGGGCACTCCTTATGTTAGTTATGGGTCTGGCCCTCGCCATGGTTCCAGTCGCAATGTTTTCCATCCTGAAAAGACAGAATGAAGCCCTGGCTCTGGGGTATGTCGTTTTCAGGGGAGGGCTTGAGACTGTTACCTATATTGGTGTGGCAATAAGCTGGCTGTTACTGTTGCCATTAAGTGAGTCATATGTCCAGGCCGGCACCCCGAACGCTTCCAGCTTTCAGCCTTTGGGCCTGTTACTACTGAAAGCAGCGGAGACTAGCACTAATACTACGGAAATAGTTTTTCCCCTGGGCGCTCTGATGTTTAGTTACCTGTTGTATCGATCAAGGCTCATTCCCCGATGGATATCAGGTTGGGGGTTCATTGGAGCCATCCTGTACCTCGCCGCAGGCTTGTTACATCTGTTCGGCGTCATCGGTCAAATGTCGACGATCACGATGGTTCTGGTTCTTCCAACAGGCGTGCAGGAAATGGTGATGGCGGTATGGCTAATCGTTAAAGGATTTAATCCATCTGCAATCGCTTCTCTGTCTGCGAAAACAGCGACGAACGAGCTTTTGAGCGCGTCATAG